The Candidatus Eisenbacteria bacterium region GGCGAGCGCTTCGGCGACGAGTTCGCGCAGCTTGCGCGCGGCATCGAGGCACGCGTTGCCGCACATGAAGGTCTCGCGACTCGAGTAGCTGCCGAGGTCGACCGGCGTGAGGTCAGTGTCGGCCGCCACGACGCGCACGTCGCGCAGCTCGAGGCCCAGCTCCTCACACACGATGTACGCGAGAACCGACTCGGCGCCCTGGCCGATGTCGCTGATCCCGCAGAACACGGTCGCGCGTCCGCTGCGATCGAGCTTCAGCTGTACCGCCGATTGCGGCATTTCGTTCGGGTAGATGCAGTAGTTGGTGCCGCTGATGTACATGCTGCCGGCCACACCTACGCCACGGCCGTACGGCAGGCGGCGGAACTTCTGCTTCCACTCGGACGCCGATTCGATCGCCTCGAGACACTGCAGGAAGCCGTTCGAGGTGACGCGCATGCCGTTCACGGTGCGCGTGTTCTCGCCGATGAAATTCTTGCGCCTCACCGCGATCGGGTCCATGCCGATCGCCTCGGAGAGCTTGTCGAGCTGGCATTCGAACGCGAAGCGCGGCTGCACGGAACCGTGGCCGCGCTTGGGGCCGCAACACGGCTTGTTCGTGAACACGCGCGTCGAATCGAAGCGATAGGCCGGCATGCCGTAGGGCGCGGTCAAGAGCTGGCCCGAGTAGTAGGTGGTCACGAGCCCGAAGCTCGAGTAGGCGCCGCCGTCGATGTGGATCTTCGCGTCCACGGCGGTGAGCGAGCCGTCCTGCTTGATGCCGGTTCGATAGGCGAGCCGCATTGGATGCCGCCCGCGATGTGCGTAGAACACTTCCTCGCGCGTGTAGAGGATCTTGACCGGTCTCCCGGTCACCATGCTGAGCTTGGCCGCGCAGAACTCGAGCGAGAACGGCTCGCTCTTTCCTCCGAAGGCGCCGCCCACCACCGGCTGGATCACGCGCACGCGCTGGGTGGGCAGCTCGAGCACCTTGGCGAGATCGCGATGCAGGTAGTGAGCGACCTGCGTGCTCGAGTAGAGCGTGAGGAAGCCGGTCGCGTCGAAGTCGGCGAGTGCACAGTGCGGTTCGATCGGCGCGTGCGTTGAGCCTTCGTACCAGTACTCGCCTTCGACCACCGCATCACTGTCGGCGAGTCCCGCCTCCACGTCGCCAAACGCGAGATGCACGTGCTTGGAGATGTTCCCCTCTTCGGCCTTCTCGTTGACCTTCCACTCGGGGTGCGCGAGCGCCGACTCGATGTCGATGACTGCCGGCAGCGGCTCGTAGTCCACCAAGATCGCTCGCAGTGCTTCTTCGGCGAGCAGCTCCGTGTCGGCCGCCACCGCCGCAATCGCATCGCCCACGTAGCGCGCCTTGTCCTCGCACAACGCCTGCTCGTCTTCGGTCCAGGGGATGATGCCGAAGTAGATCGGCAAGTCGCGGCCCGTGATCACGGCGTGCACACCCGGCATCGCGAGTGCCTTGCTCGCGTCGATCGAGCGGATCCTCGCGTGCGGGTGAATCGAGCGCAGCAGCTTGGCGTGCAACATGCGCGGCAGCGTGAGGTCGTCGGCGTAGACCGCGCGGCCCGTCACCTTGGCGAGCCCCTCGATCTTCCGGTTGCGACGTCCGATCATGCGGAAATTGGAATCGTTCGGCGGCTGCGATCGCCCGCCCTCCCACTGAGGGGGCGTCAAGCGATCCTCGCGCGGCATTGTGCGGCCTTTGGGGATCGCCATGCCGGGCGGCGGCGTGGTGCTTCCGGCCGGCGCCGCGTCGCCGCGCTTCTTGTCCCCGCCGCTCACGACGAATTCCGTGCGGACTTGGCCGCGAGCTCGACCGCTTCGTAGATCTTCGTGTAGCCGGTGCAGCGGCAGAGGTTCCCCGACAGCGCGTGCGCGATTTCTTCGCGTGACGGAGAGGCGTTGCGCTTGAGCAGCACCCAGGCGCTCATCAACATGCCGGGCGTGCAGAATCCGCACTGCGCACCGCCCGTGACGTCGAAGGCGTCCTGAACCGGGTGCGGCGTGCCGTGATCCGCGAGACCTTCCACCGTCGTGATCTCGCGCCCTTCGGCCGCCAGCGCCAGTGTGATGCACGCGAGCACCGGCTCGCCATCCATCACCACCGTGCAGGCACCGCAATCACCCTTGTCGCAGCCCTGCTTGGAGCCCGTGAGCCCGAGGTGATAGCGCAGCGCCTCGAGCAATGTGGTGTAGGGCGGCAACGCGCATGTGCGCTCGTCACCGTTGACGCGCAGGCGGCAGGGAACGGACTCGGCGTCGCTCAAGGGGGCTCCCGGGGAGAACGCGCTTCAGATGGGGGACTCGCGCAGGCGATTGAACCGGCTCGGGGGCGAGGGTGTCAACGCGTTGCACAGCGCCGATTGGGAACCGCACTTGCGAAAAATTCATCCCGGGCTTGCCCGCCGCCCCGTCGAGCCCGCACAATGTGTTCGCACATGTCCGACGCATCCCTCAAACATCCGGTGTGGTGGCGCGAAGCGCCGCCCGCATATCCCGAACTCCACGGTGAACTCGACGCCGACGTCGTGATCGTCGGTGGGGGCATCACGGGTGTGACGCTCGCGTACACGCTGGCCGAGCAGTCGGCGACCGTCGTGATGCTCGAAGCCGATCGCATCGCCTCGGCCGCGAGCGGCCGCAATGCAGGATTTCTGCTCGCCGCCCCCGCCGAGCCCTACTCCGAAGCGATCGCGATGTGGAACCGCGACGGCGCCCGGGCCATGGTGACGACCGGCCGGCGCGCTCATCAGCGCGTGAAGGAACTGGTCGGAGCGCTCGAGCTGGAGTGCGACTATCGGCTCACCGGCAGCCTGCGCCTGTGCCGCACCGAGGAAGAGGCCGAGGATCAGCGCGCGTCGCTGCCCGAATTGAACGCCGACGGTTTCCGCATGCTCGAAACGCAGGTGCATGGCAACGTGCCGGTCGAATCCGAGGGTCATTTCAAGGCTGCGTTCCTGATGCCCGAAGACGGCGAGTTCCACCCGGTCAAGTTCCTGCATGGCGTCGCGGTCGGTGCCGCGGGGCTCGGTGCGCGACTCTTCGAACACTCGAGCGTCAAGTACGGGCAGTGGCGCGCGGGGCTGTGGCATGTGCACACGGCCCACGGCGTGGTTCGCGCTCGAACCGTCGTGATCGCGACCAATGCCTACGCACCCAAGCTGGTGCCGGCGCTCTCGCGACTCATCGCGCCGCGGCGCGGGCAGTTGCTCTGCACCGCTCCGATCGATCGCACCATTGCCGCACGCCCCACCTACGCCCACTGGGGCTATCAGTCGTGGCGGCAACTTCCGGACTCGCGGCTCGTGATCGGTGGATGGCGCGATGTGGCGCTCGACACCGAAGTCGGTTTCGAGCAGAACCCCACGGAGCAGATCCAGTCCGCGATCGAATCGGGACTGCGCGACCTGGTGCCCGAGGGTGCGGCGATCGAGCACCGCTGGGCCGGCACCATGGGCTTTGCGCGCGATGGTCGCCCACTGGTCGGCTGGCTCGATCCCGAGCACCACGTCGCGATCAGCGCCGGCTACACCGGCCACGGGATGGGAATGGCGCCTGCATGCACGCTGGACCTCGCGGCACTCATCAACTGGAAGCCGGCCCCGGGGATTGCGACCTTCGATCCGGCTCGCTTCAACGAGCTTCGCGATGCGCGCGAAGGCACAGTGCTGCTGGGGGCTGCGGTCGGGTAGCAGAACCGACGCCGCGCCGTTGAGCTTTCGAGATCCCCGGAGCGCCGCTATACTCCCCGCGCCGTTTCTGAAACTCGACTGACCCACGTGCCCTGGCCGCCACCGGCGCCTCCGGTCCCCCGCTCCGGGCACCCCTTACGGAACGGAATCCCATGGAACTGAAGTCCTCAGACGAGATCCGCCATGCCACGGCTGCGCTTGCGAGCGGCAGTTCGGACGCGCTGGATCGGCTGGTGCACACCGGCGTCTTCGGCGCCTCGATCGAGCTGAGAGACGCGGCGCGCGACGCGGTCATGCAGGAGGCGCGGTCGCGCGGGCTCTACCCCGCCTCGATCCACGGCCTCTACATGGCGCGCGGGCGCGGCGAGGCGCCGGCCGACTTCACGGTGCCGGCGATCAACATTCGCGGCATGGCGTACGACACCGCGCGGGCACTTTTCCGCGCCCGCCGCGCGCTCGATGCGGGTGCCGTGATCTGCGAGATCGCGCGCTCCGAGATCACCTACACCGATCAGCGACCGACCGAGTACACCTTCGTGATCATCGCGGCGGGACTGCGCGAGGGCTGGACCGGCCCGGTGTTCATTCAGGGCGATCACTTCCAGGTCAACGCGAAGAAGTACCTCGCGGATCCGGGCAAGGAGATGGCGGCCGTCAAGGACCTGACGGCCGAAGCGCTCGCGGCCGGCTTCTACAACATCGACATCGACACCTCGACGCTGGTCGAGCTGGACAAGCAGGGTCACGAGGCGCAGCAGCAGTTGAACGGCGGGCTGTGCGCCGAGCTGACCGCGTTCATCCGCGCGCACGAACCGAAAGGCGTGATCACCTCGGTCGGCGGTGAGATCGGCGAGGTCGGTGGCCGCAATTCGAACGCCGATGAGCTGCACGCGTTCATGAAGGTCTACGGCGCCGCACTCGAGAAGCGTGCAGCCGGCTCGACCGGTATCAGCAAGATCTCGATTCAGACCGGCACCTCGCACGGCGGTGTGCCGCTGCCGGACGGCTCGGTCGCGGCGGTCAAGCTGGACTTCGATGCGCTCGAGCAGCTCTCGAAGATTGCGCGTGAGCAGTACGGACTCGCGGGCGCGGTGCAGCATGGGGCTTCGACGCTTTCGGCGGACCTGTTCGATCAATTCCCCAGGCGCGGCGCATGCGAGATCCATCTCGCGACCGAATTCCAGAACATGATCTTCGATCACGCCCGCTTCCCGGCCGAACTGAAACAGTCGATCTACGCGAAGCTTCGGACCGAAGCCGCGGATGAGCGCAAGAGCACCGACACCGACGAGCAATTCTTCTACAAGACTCGAAAGAAGGCGCTGGGCTCGTTCAAGCGCGAGCTGTGGAACCTGCCGACCGAGGTACGCGCGGCGATCGGAGTGACGCTCGAGGACAAGTTTCGCTTTCTGCTCACCAAGCTGAACGCGGGTGGGACGCGAGCGCTGGCCGAACTGCACGCGCCCAAGGTTCCAGGCTCGTTCCCGTCGGTCGGCTCCGCAGTCGGCGTGGGGCGCGGCCCCGAAGACATCACCGGGCTGCACGACTAGGGGGCGATATGCCGAAACGCACCTTGACCTTCAGCCAGTTCCTGTTCGCCGAGGAGCACAAACACCCCGAGGCGAGCGGCGAGTTCACGAGCGTGCTGATCGACATCGCGCTCGCCGCCAAGCTGATCAATCGCGAGGTCACGCGCGCGGGACTGGTCGACATCCTGGGCTTCACGGGCGACGAGAACGTGCACGGCGAGAAGGTGCAGAAGCTCGACATGTTCGCGCACGAGGTCTTCTACCAGATCCTCGGCTCGACCGGTGAGCTGGCGGTGCTCGCGTCCGAAGAGGACGAGGACATCGTGCCGGTTCCCGAGGGCGCGCGGGTCGGCAAGTACGTTGTGAACTTCGATCCGCTCGACGGCTCCTCGAACATCAACGCGAACGTAAACATCGGCACGATCTTCTCGATCCTGCCGCGCATCACCCGCAAGGGCCCCGGCACGCTCGAAGACTGCCTGCAGGCGGGGCGTCGCCAGCTCGCGGCCGGCTACGTGATGTACGGCTCGAGCACCATGCTGGTCTACACCACCGGCGACGGCGTTCACGGCTTCACCTTCGAGCCCAGCATCGGCGAGTTCCTGCTCTCGCACCGAAACATCCAGACGCCACCCCGCGGCCGCATCTACAGCGTGAACGAGGGCAACTATGTGCACTGGCACGAAGGGCTCAAGCGATATGTGGACTGGCTCAAGCGCGACGACCCTTCCACCGGCCGCCCCTACAGCGCGCGTTACGTAGGCTCGCTGGTGGCCGACTTCCATCGCAATCTTCTCTACGGTGGCGTCTACCTCTACCCCGCCGACTGCAAGAATCCGAACGGCAAGCTGCGAGTACTCTACGAGGCGGCTCCGCTCGCGTTCATCGCCGAAGAGGCAGGCGGCGCGGCCAGCGACGGCATTCGCCGCATCATGGAGATCGCGCCGGGCTCATTGCACCAGCGCACCCCGCTGATCATCGGCAGCCCGATGGACGTGAAAGACGCCGAGGAGTTCATCTCGGGACGCCACGTCGAGGTGACGAGCGAGCGGCGAACGCCGAGTCAGGTGCGCGTCGGGCCGTAGCGGCTGCCGAGCTCGGCGTTACTCGGTGGTGCGTTCTCGAATGAACGCAATGCCGAGGACGACGAGCCACAACGGCAGCGCGAGGTTGTTGGCATCGGCGATTCCCGCCACCAGCGGCGTGACCCTGCGAAGCATCGCGGCGAACCCGATCAGACTCGCGGCGACTCCGGCGATGCCCAGCCATCGCGAGCGCGCCGGCGAGCACAGAATCGCGTGGGCGGTCAGCAGGAAGAACAGATTGAGCGTCAGCTCGCCGACGAACTCGCCG contains the following coding sequences:
- a CDS encoding molybdopterin-dependent oxidoreductase; translated protein: MSGGDKKRGDAAPAGSTTPPPGMAIPKGRTMPREDRLTPPQWEGGRSQPPNDSNFRMIGRRNRKIEGLAKVTGRAVYADDLTLPRMLHAKLLRSIHPHARIRSIDASKALAMPGVHAVITGRDLPIYFGIIPWTEDEQALCEDKARYVGDAIAAVAADTELLAEEALRAILVDYEPLPAVIDIESALAHPEWKVNEKAEEGNISKHVHLAFGDVEAGLADSDAVVEGEYWYEGSTHAPIEPHCALADFDATGFLTLYSSTQVAHYLHRDLAKVLELPTQRVRVIQPVVGGAFGGKSEPFSLEFCAAKLSMVTGRPVKILYTREEVFYAHRGRHPMRLAYRTGIKQDGSLTAVDAKIHIDGGAYSSFGLVTTYYSGQLLTAPYGMPAYRFDSTRVFTNKPCCGPKRGHGSVQPRFAFECQLDKLSEAIGMDPIAVRRKNFIGENTRTVNGMRVTSNGFLQCLEAIESASEWKQKFRRLPYGRGVGVAGSMYISGTNYCIYPNEMPQSAVQLKLDRSGRATVFCGISDIGQGAESVLAYIVCEELGLELRDVRVVAADTDLTPVDLGSYSSRETFMCGNACLDAARKLRELVAEALAKQWGVDKREIVLAGGVACATSDPEKHAMSVKRAFQLAEARNGTLGSVGWYQSPKLGGDYRGGTIGASPAYSFTAHIAQVACDPETGFVKVEKIWVAHDCGRALNPVTVEGQMEGSAYMGFGEAIFEEQSYKAAAPHHGSGIHHGPSLLDYRIPTSLDTPELESFIIESVDPEGPYGAKEAGEGPLHPSVPAISNAIYDALGIRCDRLPFSPPRVLSQLGTTDARAAWEKARAGLAAGAKR
- a CDS encoding (2Fe-2S)-binding protein; translation: MSDAESVPCRLRVNGDERTCALPPYTTLLEALRYHLGLTGSKQGCDKGDCGACTVVMDGEPVLACITLALAAEGREITTVEGLADHGTPHPVQDAFDVTGGAQCGFCTPGMLMSAWVLLKRNASPSREEIAHALSGNLCRCTGYTKIYEAVELAAKSARNSS
- a CDS encoding FAD-binding oxidoreductase; protein product: MSDASLKHPVWWREAPPAYPELHGELDADVVIVGGGITGVTLAYTLAEQSATVVMLEADRIASAASGRNAGFLLAAPAEPYSEAIAMWNRDGARAMVTTGRRAHQRVKELVGALELECDYRLTGSLRLCRTEEEAEDQRASLPELNADGFRMLETQVHGNVPVESEGHFKAAFLMPEDGEFHPVKFLHGVAVGAAGLGARLFEHSSVKYGQWRAGLWHVHTAHGVVRARTVVIATNAYAPKLVPALSRLIAPRRGQLLCTAPIDRTIAARPTYAHWGYQSWRQLPDSRLVIGGWRDVALDTEVGFEQNPTEQIQSAIESGLRDLVPEGAAIEHRWAGTMGFARDGRPLVGWLDPEHHVAISAGYTGHGMGMAPACTLDLAALINWKPAPGIATFDPARFNELRDAREGTVLLGAAVG
- a CDS encoding aldolase; amino-acid sequence: MELKSSDEIRHATAALASGSSDALDRLVHTGVFGASIELRDAARDAVMQEARSRGLYPASIHGLYMARGRGEAPADFTVPAINIRGMAYDTARALFRARRALDAGAVICEIARSEITYTDQRPTEYTFVIIAAGLREGWTGPVFIQGDHFQVNAKKYLADPGKEMAAVKDLTAEALAAGFYNIDIDTSTLVELDKQGHEAQQQLNGGLCAELTAFIRAHEPKGVITSVGGEIGEVGGRNSNADELHAFMKVYGAALEKRAAGSTGISKISIQTGTSHGGVPLPDGSVAAVKLDFDALEQLSKIAREQYGLAGAVQHGASTLSADLFDQFPRRGACEIHLATEFQNMIFDHARFPAELKQSIYAKLRTEAADERKSTDTDEQFFYKTRKKALGSFKRELWNLPTEVRAAIGVTLEDKFRFLLTKLNAGGTRALAELHAPKVPGSFPSVGSAVGVGRGPEDITGLHD
- the fbp gene encoding class 1 fructose-bisphosphatase; translation: MPKRTLTFSQFLFAEEHKHPEASGEFTSVLIDIALAAKLINREVTRAGLVDILGFTGDENVHGEKVQKLDMFAHEVFYQILGSTGELAVLASEEDEDIVPVPEGARVGKYVVNFDPLDGSSNINANVNIGTIFSILPRITRKGPGTLEDCLQAGRRQLAAGYVMYGSSTMLVYTTGDGVHGFTFEPSIGEFLLSHRNIQTPPRGRIYSVNEGNYVHWHEGLKRYVDWLKRDDPSTGRPYSARYVGSLVADFHRNLLYGGVYLYPADCKNPNGKLRVLYEAAPLAFIAEEAGGAASDGIRRIMEIAPGSLHQRTPLIIGSPMDVKDAEEFISGRHVEVTSERRTPSQVRVGP